The Vigna unguiculata cultivar IT97K-499-35 chromosome 6, ASM411807v1, whole genome shotgun sequence genome contains a region encoding:
- the LOC114188972 gene encoding spermidine hydroxycinnamoyl transferase-like has translation MVSIKASYTVVPNEATPEGIEWLSDIDQVARLCHTQTIYVFHAKHNLDALVQQMRNSLSKILCIYYPLAGRLRRLEEGGRWEVDCNAKGAMLFEAESTKTVNYYGDFLGDSANDLVPKVNYTNTLIQDIPLLLVQVTSFLGNEAFSIGVVVSHILFDGISAIHFINSWAKLARGDTLESHEMPFLDRTVLKFTAPPPPPRFDHQEFKPMPLILGRSDNTVEKNKRVSAISLKLTTEQVGKLKNKANADGSTKGSRPYSRFEAIAAHVWRSASKARGLDENQPTLLRFSGDIRNRLIPPLPRNYIGNALSIVSVSSHVGEILSSPLGHVAQKIREAVEMITHEFICSQIDVIRGQEHVNKARTLYYGANEGKDVLFFGNPNLRITSWLSMPMHEANFGWGKPVYSGLAGKAAQERAVITQSPDGDGSVILVLHFQVEHMELFKNYFYEEI, from the exons ATGGTAAGCATCAAAGCTTCTTACACAGTGGTTCCAAATGAAGCAACTCCAGAGGGTATTGAATGGCTCTCTGATATTGATCAAGTGGCGCGTCTGTGCCATACACAGACCATCTATGTTTTCCATGCAAAGCACAACCTTGACGCATTAGTCCAACAGATGAGAAACTCTCTTAGCAAGATTTTGTGCATTTACTATCCATTGGCTGGTAGATTGAGAAGATTAGAAGAAGGTGGCAGATGGGAAGTGGATTGTAATGCAAAAGGAGCCATGTTGTTTGAAGCAGAATCCACAAAAACAGTGAACTATTATGGTGACTTTTTGGGTGACTCCGCCAATGACTTGGTTCCAAAAGTCAATTACACAAACACTTTAATTCAGGATATTCCTTTGTTACTAGTGCAAGTAACAAGCTTCCTTGGCAATGAAGCATTTTCCATTGGAGTTGTTGTATCTCAtattttgtttgatggtatTTCTGCCATTCACTTCATCAACTCATGGGCAAAGTTGGCTCGTGGAGACACATTAGAGTCTCATGAAATGCCATTTCTGGATCGAACTGTGCTAAAGTTCACAGCCCCTCCACCACCCCCACGCTTTGATCACCAAGAGTTCAAGCCTATGCCTCTCATATTAGGAAGAAGTGACAACACTGTTGAGAAAAACAAGAGGGTAAGTGCCATTTCGTTGAAGCTTACAACAGAACAAGTGGGGAAGTTGAAGAACAAGGCCAATGCTGATGGATCAACAAAAGGGTCACGACCTTATAGTAGATTTGAAGCTATTGCTGCACATGTATGGAGATCTGCATCTAAGGCTCGTGGATTAGATGAGAATCAACCAACTCTCCTTCGGTTCAGTGGTGATATTCGCAATAGACTCATTCCACCTCTCCCTAGGAATTACATTGGAAATGCTTTGTCCATAGTATCAGTATCATCGCACGTTGGAGAAATCTTATCATCTCCTTTGGGTCATGTTGCTCAGAAAATAAGGGAAGCTGTTGAAATGATTACACATGAGTTTATATGCTCACAG atAGATGTGATTAGAGGTCAGGAGCATGTGAATAAAGCGAGAACTTTGTACTATGGAGCAAATGAAGGTAAGGATGTATTATTTTTTGGAAACCCTAACCTACGCATCACAAGTTGGCTTAGTATGCCGATGCATGAAGCAAATTTTGGTTGGGGAAAGCCTGTGTATTCAGGTCTGGCAGGTAAAGCTGCACAAGAGAGGGCAGTGATTACCCAAAGTCCAGATGGTGATGGCTCTGTTATTCTTGTTCTACACTTTCAAGTGGAACATATGGAGCTTTTCAAGAACTATTTCTATGAAGAAATCTAA